The DNA region TGACCTGTTCCCTCAGTGGTGCAGACAGAAGCAGTGCAGTTTGGGTTATTAACTCACAACCTCATATTCCCAGCAGCGCCACAATTCAGACCGTCAGTGTTTTACAGAAAGAGGAAACCGTGTTTGAGAGGGGAATTTCCCAGGTTCTCTTTGGGGCAAAGCAGGGCCGGCTCTCAGGACAAAACATCTGGGTTGGCTCAACAAACATTTTGCAGCAGAACTGCTTCGTGCTCAGTGATCAGAAGTGAAAACTACTTGGAGGGTTAAATCCAGGCTCCTGACATTTATCAGGGCGCACTTACAGCCATGCATGATTCAACAGCATTGAGCTGCTGTGAGGGAACTGGGTGGGCGGCAGAAAAGTTTCCCCAAACATGGCACTGAGGCAAAACCAACTGTGGTTTCCTGTGACGTCCCTCATGCAGTATGTGCATGTAGAGCAGTGTGAATCAAAGGGAGgtcatggagagagagaaatcgcAGCAGGAGGAGTCAGAAACAGTTTTAGTTTTGCAGAGACTGAAGACGCTTGGTTTGTCTTTCACTGTGATCGtagcagagacactgagacttgAACATTGTGTGAATCTGATGACATATATCTACAGAGTTTTGAGACTTTGGGATAAAATAAAGAGCATTAGTTCTCTTTTTTTGTGCTTTCAACCTGAACCACAGGCTTCTCTTTGTGGATGTAGAATGATGTGACGGGAccagttcttatcacactttAGAGACATGGAGACTGGGAATATTATACTGTAGATCCACAATATCACATATATTACTAAGGCCAATACTCTACATTAAAACAATGCTTTTAAAGGCAAACCAAGAAAAGACTACATATCAGAGTGACAAATCTGGGTTCTGCATTAGGATTTAAGTGTCAATTTAAAAATCAGAAATAACTGATGAGCTGCCTCAGTCTTAAGATCAGATAAAAGGTATTAACAGCCAAAACCTCGGAAACCTTCGTAATGATTTGAATAACATCTGGTTTAAATTTCTATATGAAAATTTCACGTTCAAAATCTGTCTATGTTTAGACTCTTTATAACTCAGTCACCATCAATACAACTCTGAACTTATAAGTACAGCGAAGATAATggcaaataaaaacagaaatatcatCGAACATAAAAAGTCAAAAGCGGTGACAAACGAATCATGAGTCCAACAGACTGTCTGAACAATGAACAGGTGCAACTCAATTTACAGAAAATAACTTACAAACAATGACGTGCAAATGCAGAAAGCATGAAATTGTTACTGAAACCAGgctgacaaaaataaacacagagagaagaacagCAGGGCAGCCCATATACACAACCCCCGACTTGTCCTTGTCTGGTCAGTGACTTGAGAAAGTGATTGTTGAAGAAGAGGATTCCCCGTCTTTACGATCACATTGTGTTCATAATGAGGGGTTTCCCTGTCCAGACACAGGTGCAATGCTGACCCCTTCAGGTAAGATGTAATGACTCTTaccagaggtcaggggtcaaggGGTTGCAGTGATCTCCACGATCATTTGTCCAGGTGATCCAAGGTGTGTGAgtccacagagagagggacgacACACCAAAAAACACCTGGAGCTGAGAtgtgagaagagaaagaagatgaGGTGGTTATCACTCATTCACCATTACTGagtaaagtaaaaaagtaaccagaaatgtatttattttaccacCGTTACAGCTTGATTTAAGAACACACCACTGACCTGTAGGGGATGCCCTGTCTCTGTCGGCCTGTAGGTGAGCGTAGGGTCACGATCCCTAGCAATTACAATGCTGCTTATTCTGTGTGGGGGTGCCTCTCGGCTGCCGCAGCTGCCTCAACGACGCGTCTCCATACTGGATACCTGAACCCATCCTCTCTGGGTCTAACTCACCTTCGAAAGAAATGGAAACTGTTGGCAACACAGACATGTGCAGAGCGATGCACTGGActaaaatgtcctcacatgTCAATTAACTCATGCACAGAGATCAAAAGTAAACACGTGCAAACGTCTGCAAACTTGCACACGGATGCTCAACCTCCTTATCAAACAAAGTGTACCTGATTCTATCTTGTTGAGGATGATGCGAGCGCACTTCAGAAAACCCTCCTCCACATTCTCCCCAGTCAGAGCACTGGTCTCAAGAAAAATCAGCTCTTCATAGACATGAAAATACAAGAAACAAGGAAAAAGAGACACAATCGGTAAGCATACATGGAAATAGGGCTGGGCAATTAACTGAAAATGTATAACCCCTAACCGACTTAATCTTCAAGGCTAAGGTGACCGCAATGATCCAGGATTCACGATCCGATGTCAttgataaataactaaatacatgtgatCGTCATTTTAGGTGAAGCACATAGGggaaaaagagacacacacacactcactcaggaGTATGTCCCATAATATAATCGTTCATTAGTTCTTATCGAGGTAGAAATTTGAAATGATCACGATATTGATTTGAAAGTCGCCAAACCCTACATGAAAAgcaatcaaatcaaaaaacGAGACAAACTTAAAATGTGTGATGAATTTAACATCACTTACCGTTCTCCTGAGCAAAGCGTGAGGCCTCTAAGAAGGTCACCTCTCTGTCTGCGTCCAGGTCTTTCTTGTTGCCGCACAGGATAATAACAATGTTGGGACTCGCCAGTGTCCGTGCATCTGTCAGCCAGTTGGTCAGGGCATTATATGTCTCCCGGCTgtgagacaggaggacagatgGACACAATGTTGTTTACTGCTGAGGGTAAAGCATCGCCCTGTAATATGTTAAACTCAATTTGTTTATCTTTATCTGCACAGACTcctttttattaataattagcatTCTTGCTAGAATCTGGCACGTTAACACTGTTATTATACTGATGATCATTAACAGGCTCTGTCGCtatcaaatacataaataaacacacagagtaAATATTTTTGCctccataaacacacaatgttgtATAAACAGAAGTCCTGGCCTGTTGGAGACTATGGCTTAAGAATACTCATTACTTGGAGTGGGAGATATCTCAGTTCCTTAAATAGGCTTTCGTAAAGATGTGCatgtacttttactttcctTCCTCAAACCGTATCCTCATataaaacacatgaggattTACCATCAGCAGGTTATTTCCATCTCAGATGAATCACAAGGGCTAAAGTTACTGTTAGCTAGTTGAAAAATATAGGGTCTTTCAATGTTTAAATCTAAAGCTGAACAAAAACCAACAAGCACAACAATTACATGTTTAACTtaagaaatcaaacaaatttCATGTTTGGTTTGTGTATAATGGCAAAGGAAGAGAATGTTTATTAATGACTTTTAAAGACTAACTTAATAAGTTGGTCATACACAATCAAATACAACTTCATAATACAGttataatgtaaatatttacttctgaaagagaaaagtcaTCTATTTCAATGGCTGccaagaaaagtaaaaaatgcagCAACTACATATTTGATCAAGACCAGAATATAAAGCTCAATacttattataaaaacaatagtCAAGGATTGCAAGTGTAATggtttttaaagtaatttaaaaaattGGCTGGTAGCATCGATGTGCAGAGTAGTCTCTTGTATACACATGATTTCATGTGATTGATCTACTTTCAAATTCACAAATTTGATTTACTTCATCAAAGTAGCTCCAGAGAACAAAAAGACCAGAAAGCTTGAGAAGAAACATAGTGTTTGCAGATGCtgctttttcactttgtttttttacaactttAGTATCAGTTGTGCATTTGCCTTCAAACTTCGAACCTTTTTAACTTTCCAGTTACAACCTTTGTTGACAGTGATCACAATAATCATGGAAACCTCTTTGTACTGACGCCACTGAACACCATGGAGACAGGACCCTGGTGTGCGTGATAACGTGAGGCCGGTGAGCTGacgggggtgtgtgtgtgtgtgtgtgtgtggggggagttTTGCTTAACAGCTGCTTTCACTAACAGATAAAGAATGACACCCTATTTTAGTATTCGATTTCAGGCAGGACCTGTGGTAGCCTTAACACgatttgattggctgctgcCTACGTTGCCGCTTGAGAATCTGAGCACgcagcacaagcagagcaaagtAACGGAACCACAATGTAGAATGGCAACAGAGAACATTTCCCCATTCAAAGAGAATGAGCAGTGGTTCAGTTGAAGCCTCCAGCGTGTAGGTGTGAGTGCAGTGATTGTTTCACCTGGTAATGTCATAGACCAGGAgggctccagctgctcctctgtaGTAGCTGCGAGTTACAGAACTtaggagaaaacacagacaatttGGTTGACAATCATTCATCTATAATATCTATGAAATATGGTTCAGAAACTTTAATATGAAACTAGAGTTATTACCGGAATCGTTCCTGTCCAGCAGTGTCCCATATCTGCAGCTTAACCGTCTTTCCAGCAACGTTCACCACTCTGGATCCAAACTCCACGCCGATGGTGTGGTTGGAATCCTGTTTAACTGAAACAGGAACGCAGCGAGAAGAGTGTGAACAATACTATAATGAGAACTAACAgctaaacagaaaaataaatcaattctCCATTTCTTTCCCTGAGCATTATCATGGAGTTAATAAAGAAACGCCTTTCCAACAGGTGCAATGGGGACTTTCAACTCTTCTCTTTGTATCTTACTTGTGATCTGTAATATGTTggtgtgttgtgcttgtgtaaAACATTAAGTAGTTTGATCTTCAGACATATCACATCCACGTTGGACACAAGAGGGAGTCGAGATGAGATTAACATTGTcaacccctcctccctctctccctctgcgcTGACAGCACTGCAACCTAACACCTTTAACCAAATTAATacaagtgcgtgtgtgtgagtctctgtgagcTCATAAAGAAAAACTGTGGAGCTTGACAGGACTACCAATTAATATCAcactgatcattttttttatttcattacctGCAGGTGCAACAGAAACCAGTTTTACCTCTGCGTCATCTTCAGTGTCATATTCCTTACTTTTAACGGATAATTGAAAAGAACAACTGATCCCAAACTTAAACTGTCCTAGGAAATCCTCCTCGGATATTTATGTtctcttttatattttcagttttcattagaaatgtcatcagcaCACATTTCTAATGAAATgcattttatgttatttaacTTTAGTCCAGAACAGTCAAAAGCAGAGAACTGTGGTGTCATGTGTTGTATCCTGCTGGCTCAATAATCATCTACTCTGGTTTGATTCTTTATGGAAGTCAATGGAGGAACTAAATTCCACAGAGTCTAACCCCACAGCGTGAGAGGCTTTATGTGATATGGGAATCTGTGACACTAATTACATGACCATTCTTTGTAATAACACCCTAATTAATTCACTCTTATCCAACCCTGAAGCGACTAATGGgctttaaagaagaaaaacttaCACTTGTTCTCAATGAATtggtgcaggaggcaggatttcCCAGTCCCAGCACTGCCAATCACCAGGAACTTAAACAGGAAGTctgaaagcagaggagagaaggaagagatcAATGTAACACTAAGCCTGCTGCTCTTCACACTTCCATCCTCAGAGACAATCTGTCAGATTTCCTCTTAATCCCATTGAGCTGCTACTTTCACAGTGTTCAACAACCTTAAATTAGACTACAAATCGCAAAGCCTAGCATGTAATCACCATAACATGCTACTTCTGATTCTAAATGAATATGCTTGTTTGTCTGAggtgaaaaatacaaatgtgtttgaAGCCGTGAAGAAGCAACAGCACTTAATAAACATGTCATTAGAGCAAAGCCCCGGCCGTGGAGCTATTAAACTTGGCTTCGGGTAACTGACTCATCCAGGGATTGAATGACGTCAGCCAGCTGGTTGTACAGATGTTGTTTTGGTGAGTCGGCCGACACCATTGACGCATAAGATGCAGAATGACCCGGGACTCTGACATGCAAGGCCAGCACAGGCAGCCTTTGTGTGCTGTGACCGAAGTTAGTGCAAAGGGCATTTACGTGTGTAGATCCGTGAGCTCTGAAACAATGACGACGTTCAGACCTGGAATTTACATCCACCCTGACTGATTCCATCAAATGCCTCCTCAATGTGTCTTGAGATCTGATTACTCAGTCGACACTCGGAGGTggtcttttctctgtgtgaactAAAATGTGTCCTCCTGCACCGCATTAGAGACAGCCTACTGAAATGATGTCATCTGCACAATCTGAAGTACATCCTCATTCATGCCACAACAGGCCACAACAACACTTAAGACATTGACATTATCTCCAAGCCATGGAAGATAAAGTGCAGCGATGAATTATGCTCACTGTGTTCAAAGGTGTCACTTTTGTGCAAAGGTCATCGTTAACCCAGCTTATTTCTAAGCAATACAACAATTTTGTAattgttttcaatgttttttctgctgtatttgagcgtgttgtgtttttctgctgtaaGAAGAATACATATGAGAATATAAGCAAATCTGGTAATGGTGGTGTTTTTCCTGAGAatatgagagaaaaacaaagatagCATTACATTACAACTTTCCCTCTGAGCTTCGGCTTCAGTTAGAATTTGAAGGTGCAGTGTGTACTTTTTGGTTGAAGCCTAAGCGCAGGCTCTACGTGCAGAAGTAATGGTCTGGCAAATGATTATTGTAGAGATTAGCCAGGTGAACATCCTGTGAATATTCAGCTTCACACAAGGTTAACAGAAAGATTCACTGCGGAAAAAGAATTGAGAGATTGGATGAGATAGATTTCCAGTTCCTGTGTGACATTTACCCTGATTAACCTAGGGCTTTTGGAGCCACCTTcatctgccaacacacacagccGCTGGCTCTGTTTATGGTGCACCTTTGTTTGTTGAGCCGGATGTTTTCTCAAGCAAAATAAGCCAGAGGACAAATTTGTGGTAATGGAACAGCTCCAGCAAAGCACCAGCACTTACAAGCACTTACAGTTTTCTCCTGCAACAATCTCAACGGCACATTGTCAACGGCCATGACAGCAGGACTGACAGTTTCAAAGGCTAGAAGATCTGTAATAAAAGTCTGGCTCAGCCTTTTCCCATCTTCCCAGACATTACATATTTCCACACGAGATCTGCAGAGAACAATCAAGCTGTCAATATGTCAAAGCAAATGAGGAGCAAGGAATGCAGCACTGCCCTCTACAAAGCAGCCTTtaaggtatttatttatttataaacacGTCGATATCACATAACCCCTGCTGGAACAGACTAACAATGTTATCTGCATTCACTTACACTTTGACAACATTTAACACACTCAGACCTAAAttatttttcctgtttcctctacAGACAGAAAGTGCACAGAGCAATTACTACTGCAACTGACATTAAGTAATTATCAATGAATCTTCTGATTATTTCCTCAAATAATCATTTGCTATTAAAATTACATCTGTGGAAAGGGTATTCTATGTAGTGTCCAAGGGGCAGATAGGGGCTATATTCTTTTAACTTTCATATATCACAAAGAAAAAGAGTTAATCCTCTCATTTAAGAAACATGGGATTCATTCCCCAATTCTTGCAGCAGCAGAAttcatgtcctttttttttattttgctactCCCACCAGTGACCGTGCTGGAGATGAGACAGCACAGGAGATTGAGACAGAAATCAATAAAGGGCTATTACAGCTACCATCAGAGCTGGCCCTTTACACATATTCTACCCACTGAGAGGAAGTTTCATGCAAGGAGCGAAGGAGACAGGGAACGAGTGGAAACAGAGAGTGCAACAGAGCAGGAGGCTGGTGTGCAGTTTAAAAACAACTGGGACTATTGTGTCAGAGCTTTTGTGCTGAGAATTCTTTAAACAAGAGTCAGACTAGTCCTTTCTAGAGCCATCGAAGAACGGCAGATGTTATTGCCTGAAGACGCATCAAAATCAAGAAATATGTTGCAAGTTGATTATGTGCTCCAACACGTTAATAACATTCAGCGCTGGTTGCAGTAGAGTGTGCATCACAGCTGAGCAGATGGTGGTGCAAAGTATAACAGAGTCTTTACAGTAAGATGCACACTTGTGAAATTAATGGCTggaaactaaataaacaatgaactCTATAtctatcatatttatataaaccatCCATGGACTATGGATGTGTTACAAGAACTCACTATACACATTACATCCATGTCACAGACAGGTGCAGCCATCTCTTAATTTGCTTAAAAGGCAAATGATCTGTGGTGAAAAGAGAACTGACACGGGATCAGAAGGACACctcacagctgctgctccacaggtAACTCGGGGCTGATAAGATCTGCCTCCATCCAACAGGCCCCGCAGCTGATAGCCACCCTTTAAatactaaaacacacacagcaccttcACCAAAAGCAAACAGTCTCCCAGCCCTGCAAGGTCACTGCTCCGGCTCCAGGTCCCAGCTCCCCTCGGTGCTGCAGCCACGTCCTTCACGTGTCAACATGTTATCGCAGAGTGCGAAGTTTGAAACAACTTTTACCTGGGGAGCCGTCTCACCGTCTGTGGGCTCTTGTTTATCCCCGTTTGAGGAAGCAGCCTGCTCCGCCATTGCTTGACAGATGTGTCGGTTTGTCACAAGATGAACGCGGGCACCTCAACCG from Platichthys flesus chromosome 4, fPlaFle2.1, whole genome shotgun sequence includes:
- the rab4b gene encoding ras-related protein Rab-4B isoform X1, giving the protein MAEQAASSNGDKQEPTDDFLFKFLVIGSAGTGKSCLLHQFIENKFKQDSNHTIGVEFGSRVVNVAGKTVKLQIWDTAGQERFRSVTRSYYRGAAGALLVYDITSRETYNALTNWLTDARTLASPNIVIILCGNKKDLDADREVTFLEASRFAQENELIFLETSALTGENVEEGFLKCARIILNKIESGELDPERMGSGIQYGDASLRQLRQPRGTPTQNKQHCNC
- the rab4b gene encoding ras-related protein Rab-4B isoform X2; translation: MSETYDFLFKFLVIGSAGTGKSCLLHQFIENKFKQDSNHTIGVEFGSRVVNVAGKTVKLQIWDTAGQERFRSVTRSYYRGAAGALLVYDITSRETYNALTNWLTDARTLASPNIVIILCGNKKDLDADREVTFLEASRFAQENELIFLETSALTGENVEEGFLKCARIILNKIESGELDPERMGSGIQYGDASLRQLRQPRGTPTQNKQHCNC